GGGCCTGTCCAGTGGGTGTCGGTCGGGGGCGGGCGCGACCTGTCCGATACGGCTCCTGTGGCGCCGTGGAGTGAGGCCACCGACGAGAGCTGCCTTCGCCAGGACGACCGTCACCACAAAACCCGCGACTCAGCCGGGGGGTTGTTGGCGCGGCGGAACCGCCGCCTCGCCGGGTGCGTCGACGGCTGCCCCGGACGGCCGCCACTCCACCCGCAACGGATCGCGCCTGCTGAACCTGCCGATGTGTGTGCTGACGAGATCCTCGAGCCGCTCCAGGTTCTCCCGGTCGTCGGCCTCGACGCGCACCAGCAGTGCGCCGGGAAGGGCCCGCAGGGTGCACTGCCCCCACGGCAGGCGGAGCGTCCCGTCGCTGTCGGTCCACTCGACCTGGATCTGGTCGGGCCGGAGCTCCGGGAGCGTGTGGGTGCGCGGGCGATGG
The nucleotide sequence above comes from Streptomyces sp. N50. Encoded proteins:
- a CDS encoding DUF2218 domain-containing protein, with the protein product MTTERTLTAEARIPTDRPSRYLAQLCKHFANKGRHLTHRPRTHTLPELRPDQIQVEWTDSDGTLRLPWGQCTLRALPGALLVRVEADDRENLERLEDLVSTHIGRFSRRDPLRVEWRPSGAAVDAPGEAAVPPRQQPPG